The sequence aatgtttcaattttacctttaagatttgagttttgtttcaatttgattccTAAATTCTAAGATCTACATTTATAATcttaatttttcactaaatactccgTTTGAATCTTTAGTATTAgagtcaattaattaatttaaaagactttaaaaaattataattaattaagtttcatcatttttctcatcattattataattaattttgacatTTCACCCCATtcactcatatatatatatatatactgtctcttatacacatctagatgtgtataagagacagctcatatatatatatatatatatatatatatatatatattctttttctttttctttttaaatccaAACAAAACCAACCAACTATCACATTTCCAAAGCTCTAAATGGCACTCTTTAATTAGGTCTACTTTAATGAATTAGTCATCACATCATCATTTGGACATTAAGCTTATTTcggttatattttttttatttaaatttcgaTTTGAGTTATTCAAATTGCATTGGAATTGTCATTTCAAACCCTACgtaatgaacacttcaaaatACTGAGTAGATTAATTCAAGtttattatcatcaaaatattaattaattaattaattaaattagttaatttgaaaattaagaggAAAAAACCATAAATAGTAGATTTAAAACCATGAGACCAAAAGCCTATTTTTTCCaacaggaaaagaaaaatcaaagatGAGAGGAGCAagagatgaaagaaaaaaaaaatacttttcaaaattagaaGTAAACGCGTAAAGTTGATTGTTAAAATTTGGTGGAGACAATAAAAGCATTTTAATGGCGACTAGAAAATTCCTCTGCCTCTACTTTTCCCTTCCAATAATAACCATTTCAAATTATTTCCTATTTTCAGCTCTTAATCCCAAATCCTTAAATTCTTCATAATTTTCCACAAAAATTCTCCCACTCCCTCAATCGTCTTCCCCAAATAGCTTAATTTCTCAAGAAAATGGAAGTTTGGCCATTGGAAATCAGAATCATCAAAGCCAATGATCTCAAAGACGTCAATCTCATCACTAAAATGGATGTTTACGCCGTCGTTTCCATCTCCGGCGACCAATTAAACAACCCCAAACACAAAACCACCGTCGACAAAGACGCCGGTGCCACCCCCAGTTGGAACTTTTCTATGCAATTCACCGTCGACGATGCCGCCGTTCAGGACAATCGCCTTACCCTCAAGATCAAGCTTCTCTCTAATCGGAAATTGGGAGATAAAGAAATTGGGGTTGTTTATGTTCAAATCAAGGAGTTGTTTGATAATAGTGTTCATCGTGAGGGCGGCGGCGATGACGAGAAGGCCACCGGAAACGAGGAGAAATTTGGTAGTTATAGTGTTCGATTGTCGAATGGGAAGTCAAAGGGGACTTTGGATTTGGCTtataaatttggagaaaaatataaagttgagcCGTCGCCGGTACCGCCGCCGCACACGGTGGAGACGTATGGCATGAAGGGGGCGGAGGCGCCGCCGGTTATGGCTTACCCGTCTACATTTCCTGCTTCTAGCTCTTCATATCCGCCGCCGGCGGATGCATACCCACCCCCACCCGGTGGATATCCTTACACTCCGCCGCCGGGGGCGTATCCACCGTCGCATTCGGGTGGATATCCGCCGCCGCCGCCGGCAGGTTATGGTTATCCACCGCCGGGGTATGGATATGGTGGCGGTTATCAACCACCGCCTCCGGGGTATGGATATCTGCCAATGCAGCAGCCGCCGGAGCAACCGAAGAAGAGCGGCGGCGGCGGAATGGGAATGGGGCTCGGAGCCGGTTTGCTTGGCGGGCTGTTGATCGGAGATATGATATCGGACTTCTGAGAAACCCAGATGGCAGTGGCGGCGACGACGACGGCGATGGGGGAGTTGAGACAAAGAATAGAATATGATATatggaaaaattatttttatgaaattatttgtttcaaaatgtaataattttaagcatattttgaaatttgaaagttGGACTTTTTCCATAGAGTTCATTTCATATAATATTTGTTTGTTACATAACTATACCAATTCTTTCACTATAATTTCAAGATTGGAGGGTTAATTAGCATCAAAGTCAGAGTTTCGATTCTTCGactttatatatgataaaaaaatttcGAAGTCAAACGACCTTCACCATCTTCCattcatcttttttttctccttatATAATAACACGTTGCACATAAAATTAGTAGTTCTATTCtcgtactaaaaaaataaaaatatatttttttagtaccaaaatatatcaatttatatctttaaatttgatgGGTTGCATTCATTTGAACCTGAACTTATAATTGTACCAATTTAAACCAACTAATTTTTTaagtaaatcaatttaaaacctCTATTATGTTCTGTCAAAAAAGACTCATATAAAACTTTTGaataaattattacataaactttcataaatgaatcCATTTAAACTCTTAGtcaaatcttatttaaaaataattcatcaatttaTTATAATCGCCCATTtggtaaaacaaacatttgaaatAGTCTATATGTATTTGAGAATTAATGCATGAATGATTTTCAAGGGTGATTGTAATAAAGAGTCTAAGTTG comes from Benincasa hispida cultivar B227 chromosome 2, ASM972705v1, whole genome shotgun sequence and encodes:
- the LOC120071605 gene encoding protein SRC2 homolog codes for the protein MEVWPLEIRIIKANDLKDVNLITKMDVYAVVSISGDQLNNPKHKTTVDKDAGATPSWNFSMQFTVDDAAVQDNRLTLKIKLLSNRKLGDKEIGVVYVQIKELFDNSVHREGGGDDEKATGNEEKFGSYSVRLSNGKSKGTLDLAYKFGEKYKVEPSPVPPPHTVETYGMKGAEAPPVMAYPSTFPASSSSYPPPADAYPPPPGGYPYTPPPGAYPPSHSGGYPPPPPAGYGYPPPGYGYGGGYQPPPPGYGYLPMQQPPEQPKKSGGGGMGMGLGAGLLGGLLIGDMISDF